From the Sebastes umbrosus isolate fSebUmb1 chromosome 23, fSebUmb1.pri, whole genome shotgun sequence genome, the window aagtacagtacttgtaagtacttagttacttttaaTGGTCATCATTACTtgttcataataaaaaaaaaagatgttataGACCCAGAAACACACTATCGGACAAAAAGATTTTCTTTGTTCTGTGTGTAAATCTTGACATGTGATTTACCGTGAGGTGTTGAGGACCAGCAGGTCTCCGTGTTTGTTGACCTCCAGGGAGCCGTGTGTGTGGGAGCGTCCCAGGGCGTACGCTGCGTTGATGGTGGCCGCAGCCAAAGCCTCTGGCATGGACATCCTCATGTTGACACAGGCCAGGTGCATGACTATtggctgaggaagaggagggcacaagagagagagagagagaaagacacaaatAAACAGAGGATAGAGACGAGGGATGAGTTGTAACCATCATGCAACACTCCTGCTCTACTCACCATGGAGCAGCAGTAAGCGTTGGGGTTAAAGTCGCTGCCGAGAGCCACAATAACTCCGGCTTCCAACATGTCTCTGGCCCGAGGCTGAGGtagcctaaacacacacacacacacacacacgtaaaagtactaatatcacactgtagaaatactccattacaagtcaaagtcctgcatttCAAACGACATACTTAGGTAAAAGTTAAAAGAACATACCGTAGGATGTAAGCTGTAGTTGGTAGAAGGACGGCGGCGGTTCTtgctgttgccatggcagcGATCCCCTCGTCTGTGACCTCCTCCAGGTGACTGATGGCCGAGGCTCCGAGCTCTGCACCCAACTGACAAACATAAATACTCAGGTTAACAGCAAGACTATTATTCTAATGCTTAAAACTTCTTGCAGTATGGAGTTGAAACAGTTAGGCACATAATTAATCAGTTTCTAAACagaataattgattaatcatttaaatcatttaacaaGCAAATATGCAAGCGAGTGcaatatttcttatattttaagaaatttaaattaatatttttattttcttatttctcaATGTTTCCTGAAGTTGACATCGCGCgataataaaaatatgatatattGTAGCGTTCATCAAACTTAAAGCTTCATCCAAGCTGCTGTTGAACTGTACTGCATTACACTGATGGGTGTTTCTAGAATTTAGACGACCCTCACTTATGAAATTGGGGTGGATAAAATATTAGTGACACAACACGTCAAAGGTGGTTGTGTATTTAGCACCTTGTGGAGTTCCTCTGCGCTCATAGTGGCTAAACACAGCTTTATGAGTGAATGATACCTGAGCAGAGTTCATGGGATGAAGCTCGTCTCCGTGGAAGTTGATGTTGAGGCCCATGTCTTTGCCGGCCTGCAGGATGGAGCGAGTAGAGCTGAGGTCAAACACTCCCTGCTCACAGAACACGTCGATGTTGTCGACGCTCAGAGTCCCGGCAGACATCTGTTCTTTCAGCTTCGGCAGCTGAACCTGCAGGATGTCTTCTGTGGCTTCAGCAACTGTCTTCCCTCTGAATAAAAGGAGATTAGTTAGAGGGTTTCATTATCAGGATGTGATGTGAAAGGAGATATAAAGGTCCATACTTGGGCACTGCGTGGGCTCCACAGTAGGTTGAGGAAATGTTGATGGGCAGCGTGTGTCTGGCCTCCTCGATCACCTGCAGCATCTTGAGCTCAGTCTGCAGCTCCAGGCCGTACCCGCTCTTACACTCCACCAGGGTCGTACCCGCTCGCTGCATCCGAACCAGCCTGTTGCTGAGGGACCCCAGCAGCTCCAAGAACCCGGCAGCTCGGGTGTGCTCCACCGTGAAGTGGATCCCTCCGCCAGCACGGTGCACGTCCATGTAGGTGGCACCTGCCAGCTGCAAGAGGAACATGCAATCTCATAAAACTGTAGCTCCAGTTGTGGAAGTCAAAAACATATTGAACATGATTTACCTTCATTGCAAATTCATGCACCCTGTCACCAGCCCAGACTGGATGGGTGTGGGCATCAACCAACCctgaaacaagacatttttcaaatgataATCACTCGTATTATGTTATTGTACAGAAAGAAGAAATACAACTTGCATATAAACCTATCAGATACTCACCAGGCAGGACACACATTCCTGTAGCATCAATCACTTTATCAAATGTCGCTTCTGAATACTGAGCTCGGATGATTTCTGCAGGACCCACAGCTTTAATCAGCCCATCGCTGGATGAAGAAATCAGTTGCTTTAATGTCACTTTAAAGCACAGCTTGGAGCTGAGCATGCAGCTGAGGTTTCACAAAGCCATCGTACGGAAGATAAACCTTTTTGTAAACACACATCAGGCCAAACTATACTTTTTTTCACGCACTAGTGAtgagttaaaggtacagtatgtaggaaATCTAATGCTTGTTTCACATTTCTTCACAAAATTTAACACAAGGTGACCCCTCATGCTTGTCACATGGTATGAAGTAATCTCAGATAACCTTTTAGTTAGAAAACTTACCTCCCTATCACTACGCtcccattttcaatcacagaAAGGTTTTGCATCCCAGGTTTGGTCATAAACTTCTCTCCATTGTTGCAGATCAAAACCACCTGTTTGGCGTTCTTCACCAGTAGTCTGTAATTACcggacatttttatttatccaaaGCAGAGACCCCTTAACTTCAGAGTGACTGGCTTTAAACTAGTTTGAGAAAAGGCAAATATTTGTCTAGGAGAGTTTAAAGTGCACATTGAGAGGCGGTGCTTCTACCACGGACATCACAGATAACCAGTTAACCAGTAACAATAGAGGGCTGCAGggatgatttatttttgtaggccaaacaggaagttagcatcgccccggttccctcgacaaaaagccaatggatttttccatttggattattgcagaaaaaaagctctgtggcaaacaaacttttatgatgagaaaaaaataaatgaataaacaaataaaaataaagttgaaaaGGGGGTATTggcgggagggagagagggagcaatTCTAAATTTTGGCAATTTTCTGTGGGAGGGAGCCTGTTCGTGTGAGGCGAGTATTTTaggtatttatttacttattgaatttaatttttctgttttccatttTGACCTTTTTCTCCTTTCACACCTTCCCCCATTTATTCAAGGTATTGTTATAGGATTAGTAGAGCAGAAAGAGAGTGGAAAACggtagattaaaaaaacatttttttttaaaaaagagtgAAAAGTGGTGGTGAAAACGGTGTAGTATTgtgatgtagtgtaaagcatatgttgtgtttgcatgtgtcaGGGGGTTGGTAGTTTAATGAGTAAAGATTAAGGGGTGATTAAAGTGATGCCGAGAAACACAGTACTAAGTTACagaaaatatatactgtatatataaaaagaaaaaagataaaacaatatcACATCGGTATTGAAGAACTTTTAACCAGATTAAATAGGAAAAaggtaaaagcttcaaaatgcaCAAGTGTGAtttttactgacgtattttatatcgtagaaaaaaacgttaaaatctcttcatcttgtgttaaccacagaccttatttcatgcATCTAACCAGAAACCCATTGACTgtttggtcgtgtctagaaagtAACCCAAAATTTGGGAAACTTGCGAGACGGATAAGGTTAGGCATCGACTCcaaatggttatggttaggataggtcgccGGACAGCgagtattttaacatttttgcaagttttcgcaatgTGCGAGTTACCGTCTACACACGACCCttcgagacgagggaactggaagtgcaaaaatgttttttaaaatgtttttaagactcattcctgcagcactcatTTACACATATTACTTCTGCTAGACATCACATGCAAAAACCACAACAATCAGGTTTAAGAAAGGGTACAATAATCATTTTATTGTGTCTGTATTACAAACTGACAACATAAAATTGGCCtaacaaatacagtaaaaaaaaaaatcattttcaaaacTGCTCGAAAAAAGTTAACCTAAACCCCAATCGTTCATTGTTTCACAtggtgaaaacacaaacacacaattcaacTACGAGGTACAGTCACACAACAGGGCCGAGTCTTCTTCACCAACATCACTCCCTCATTTCtccgtcttcctcctcttcttctacaCCTCTGATGTACAAAACATTATTACACCTGTGGGTATGAAACACACGTTACCACATAACTGGCTGCCATAACAAAAAGACAGAAGCACAATGGGTTGATTATGTAGTGCTCATTTTGCTTCCACCAATGATTTCTTTCAAAAGTGAACCATTAATTATTAACACGGGTTAGTTTATGTTGTTAGTAATCTTAAAGGATTGAGCCATAAAAAGAACTTTCTCTGTATTGTTTAGCAAGAAAAGTGCTCTTTTCATTGTACTACTTCATAGACTTGTTTTCCccttaaaaaacataattatctTACTTCACCTAAACTTGTtgaataaatgttaaattaagtTATCATAATAAAGAAGCCTCTACTGAACTAGTTATGGAATAAAGATGAAAAAGATATTTATAACATACCTGATGAGAACTTCACCAAGATGACCCGCCAATGCTCCATCCACATACTCTTCTGTGTTTGCCAGCTGTCAGGAAaacaagtaaatataaaaaggtCAAGAGGCTACCCATAAGGGTGTATTTGCACGGTTGAATCCCATACGGCAATGATGACGTCGTCAAAAATATGAAGGTAGATGCGTGTTCGCACTGATAGAAGTGGTACGGCTTGGGATAATAAAATcctaataaatgatgaaaaagATTTCTGCACAATTGACACCGCAAAAGCAGAGATGCTGGCAACTGTGAGATGAACgtataatctgaaaaaatagtCACCGAACTATTAAAGTATAGAAGGATAAAGGATCTTTTAAAAGATCCTACTTTTATGGACGGAGTGCTACCACATACGGTTGTGGTTTATTTTTTACACCCAATACATTATGTTGTTGTAAAAAGGGAGGACATTTTCTGACTCTGTAGACTGAACAACTGAACTTGATGTACAAAAAGTACTTTTGTAATAAGAAAATATGTTCACGAGTCGCTGCTCACATTAAGGACAAATGGAAGCTCTGGAGCTTGTAATTACGGCTGTCCTCGacaaaagaaattcttagtcgactgtggagaaactcagtgtgtgtgtgtgagagagagagtgtatcaaagaatcacacaaaagcaccactttaaatcttctgTTTACCAGAGacgtgctcataagtttcttgtaAATAAGGCATTCAGCATGgaaaaggcataaaaaaatgactaaattgACAAAAGCAGTCTTATTTGACTAAGATCAAAACGACTGATTGGTCTATTAATAATAGAGGGGGAAGTCCTACTTGTAAAGCATAATTCCTCCAACATTTTGTTTGTGAAATGACTCTTGAGGCTTCACATGTGGTGGAAAGTGTGCAAGTGTGAAAAAGTTAAGAGTGAATAACAAAAGGTCAAAATGTGAAATGAACAAAAATGCAAACtgcattatgttttatttacctGTGGGTCAACAAATGCCACAATATCCCAAAAGAACTTTAGTAAAACTTGCTCTCTGTGCAAGCAAGGATGGCACATATAAATAACATTGGTATTGGAACAAGGCATACAATTCAATAAACTGTTCTTACCTGCATATTCATGTACCCATCCACAGATACCAGGTAGCCCTTGTACTCCATGCCCCACTTCAGCTTCACCATCACTGGTTTGCCTGTAAGGCCGTTCAGGAATGGCTTTGGGTTCAGCGGTAAACTCTATTGAGAGAAAAAAGGATTATTTTACACAGTTTACATTCATTGTGACAGCAATCACCAACATTACCCATGGTATTACTTATGGTTGTAAATAATCTTGTTCTCTAAATAGCACAGCTCATGCCAAatttagttaaaaaaagaaatctgccaAATAATTGTAGCTTAGCATATCACCAACATGTCAAATGAAAACATGCATGTATATAACAAATCTTAAAATACGGCACTTTAGACAGACATGGTAGGATCTGTAAATTATGTCATGTAAGTTTGTTGCAAAGTGtcaatacaaatataatttaaaaaaaagaaaacatgcatgTAATGACATTTTCTGATATATGATGTTATAATAGTAACTTATTTTATAGTATACCTatagtaaaaatatttttatactttcttctatttaaatggttcatattttgttccactttgttttgctgttttttactgtgttagctgatgcatcttgttttttacactatcccctttgctgctgtacactgcaaatttccccccTGCAGGACtaaaaggaatatcttatcttatacattagcaaagtgtgcaagttacaatgttttgttctttaataaaaaattgTGTGTGTTAAGTTTTCAGCAAACATGCAGTAAATGAAGCAGGGTAATGTTACAGCCAGGTAACTCAAACAAGCAACAATGGTTAAAACTAGTGGTGAGCAAGTACAAATATAACTACTGCAGCCAACAAAAGATTATAtaacattcttacatttgctgctagaaaaaatatgtattactaCAGTGGATTAATGATAAGAAACCCTCTGTCCAAGGCTAGCGAAAAGTGATATTTGAGATGGTCCCTTTGGAAATATCTCACAAATATTCTACATGCCAAAGTAGATCAGTTCCACAATATTTGGCAGCCCTATCTGAATTATTTTGGACCTGAACTCTCTtccattatctcacaaggagcctcttgaacatgaactcatatatatcctgtgacttccctgcactatgaactatttcctatgacctcctatatacttttttttttatcctatatacatttttttatctgagctgtaccagtgtttgtttgttcttacttaagtaaatgtataatcaggaaaatatacttaaaagtattaCACGTAATACTTTTGCTGTTAGTtattatacttttctgtatacttttcagtaaaagccaagtatacttggacatcattttccatttattttatgtatttctttttttatacatttttaattagcatttttttaaattcatttttaaatgtatgtatttaattatgtatgtaattatttatttatgcattattttccctttgcatttcaccccttatttatttccccaaaatacataaaaagtaatctgaaagcatactctcttatttcaagtttaaaagaagtatactaatagcatacttgaataaacttgtttttttgtaagggGATGTCAGATACTCAAACTGAGAAGTTTATACAGTTGGATGGAGTTAAACATCTCATTAGacgtatacttttaagtgtactttaagtgtaaagtgatttgatttgcttctttatttatttatctctgtattaattcccttatttattcaaTATTCTGTTGAATTTtccgtattttttttttttaatacatttttattttgcttttttttttttaaatctcattaGACACCTTTTAATTCTCATCTTTGTTGGACTACATGCCAAAATAGATCAGTTCCACAATATTTGGCAGCCCTATCTGAATTATTTTGGACCTGAACTCTCTtccattatctcacaaggagcctcttgaacatgaactcatatatatcctgtgacttccctgcactatggactatttcctatgacctcatatataatttgttttatctgggctgtaccagtgtttgtttgttcttacttaagtaaatgtataatcaggaaaatatacttaaaagtattaaaagtaaaagtactcaagcAGAAAAATGGCCACtgtgattaaatatattatatcattagaaTATTAAGACTATTAATTGTCTAGCATCTAAAGTCTTACTTTAGTAAatgtataatcaggaaaatataCTTTCagtattaaaaattaaatatccAGCTTataaaatcttacttaagtaaatgtataattgtataatttcctatgacctcctatatatattttgttgatctgagctgtaccagtgtttgtttgttgttgttttcttattttgtgatgtgaaaataagaaaacccaataaacatattatagaaaaaaaataactagtGGTGAGCCAGTTCTACACACTATAACACTCTGCACTGTTTGCCCATGCACAGTTCTACACACTATAACACTCTGCACTGTTTGCCCATGCACAGCTCTACACACTATAACACTCTGCACTGTTTGCCCATGCTGGCTAAATTAGATGTTTTtctaatggagtctggtgtgaCTTTCTCTCCACAGAAATCAACCCAAACTCAAACAAAAGACCGCATAACCACAGTTAATTAACTTGTGCTACTGATATAACAATTAAGTCGACATTAAAGCTAGTTAAGTCAATAAATATTGCATTTTAACACTGCATGTGTGAGTAAAACTGAGAACTCCATTCATTCCATAGCATGAATAAGAAGCTAATGTAGCTAATGCTAACTATTAAATAAGCTGCTATCTTCTACTAGAGTGGAAACAAACCCCACTAAAACATCTACTGAGTTGATAGTTGGACATTAAGGTGTACTCACCATGTCTGTTGTCCTTAAAGCTGGTCTGCTGATGATAAACTTGATGTATTTTCGTCTCAAACGTTTGTTCTTCGTGATCCAGCAAACACGCTTTACCGCCGAACAGGAAGTAAACCGCCGGAAACAGGAAGTACGTCACTGTGACGTCAGAGGagtcttcatgtgttcatctATACTGCCCTCTCTGGTGGTGAGGAGGTCACACTGCAGTGTACAATACTGGAAAACCCACTTTACTACTATAAAATGTAGTGTTTAGAGAATAAGTTataatataacaagaaaaaagtaaaaagttcatgggaaaaaaagttgcaatattatgagaataaagtcataatattacaagaataaagtcacaagtttatgagaaaaaaagttgtgatattatgagaataaagtcacaagtttatgggaaaaaagttgtaatattatgagaataaagtcacaagtttatgggaaaaaaagttgtaatattatgagattaaagtcacaagtttatgggaaaaaaacgttgtaatattatgagaataaagtcacaaatttatgagtaaaaaagttgtaatattatgagaataaagtcacaagtttatgggaaaaaagttgtaatattatgaggataaagtcataagtttaacagaaaaaagtcatagtattatgagaataaaatcaatattataaagtagtaattttacaagttattttctttttttctcgttaagttctgactttattctcgtaatattaaaatattttttactcgtaaagttctgactttaatctcgtaacattacgactttattctcgtaaagttctgactttattctcgtaatattacgacttttttctcgtaaaattatgaccttattctggaaatctctgatttattttccctcaatgtggccctaatactccgtcgcacatttgcactttggccctcactgcattagacttatatactatatacttagattataaactgtgttaccttcatcacaatgctcaaatgtttttttttttgttcaaccaacagtACAAACctcaaaattattaaataaaaactaaaagttCAATTTCTACCTGTACCAACTGAAAGTGAGTCTGTGATCCCCAGAAGTGAGTTTAAAGTGACCTTATATTACTTTATGAGGTGTGTTATGGTGGTTGGCATCATAATATGGTTGAACTCTTTTAACATTCTTCATATGATTACTTTAAGTTTAAGTCCAATGCAAATAAAGTCTTATCACTTTTCTTCTGACGTATATCCAGCATCACTGTCAATCTCTCTATCTACCCTGACATGAACTATATTGTATGCGCAACACCTGCGCTATAAGATATTCACTTCAACATGGATCTCGCCAAAGTAAAATCATAAACTCTGACCTGTTTATGAGCAAAAAGTGAAATGACTGTCATATCTGGGTCGTGCTGGCTCTCTGTCTGGGCAGCTGTTTCTCCCCAGGCACAAACAGTCTGAAGATTTCACCCATTTTTCTGCGTTGAAGCATTCATCTGTTACTAAAGCATCTAACAAGTTCAAACCTGATACTCTGAATAAAACTAACATCTGACTTCCTGCAGTGAGGGGCTGGGATCTGTCAGAAAATTCCTCTGAAATTGCACTGGAGCTTTCTTTGCATGTTTGAAATACTCCTGTCCTTACATCATTTAGcctatttttcttctctctcctttttgaGTTGTCCTCCGTGTAATTAACCAATCCATCAGTCTGTCACTGTGTCAGTTATGGCATgataacaatgtgtgtgtgtgggtgtgtgttgaGAGCAGGGGCAGGACCAAAGCGCCGGCCAGGGGTGGCGCTGgccacaaaacaaccacaaagagacaaaaaacaaccacaagaaacacaaaattatcacaaagagacaaaaaattaCCACAACTAGATggaaaatgaccacaaagagacacaaaactataGAGACAAAAAACtagcacaaagagacaaaaatgatcacaaagaaaagaaaaattacCACAACGAAAAGAAAAATTAccgcaaagagacaaaaatgacCATAACAAGAtgcaaaactactacaaagagacacaaaacaatgtaaaagagatgaaaaacaactacaaagagacaaaaagtcCACAAAGATTACtgcaaagaaaaggaaaagatcacaaagagtaaaaaaaaaacaccacaaagaGTCAAAAAATTACCACActgagatgcaaaacaaccacaaagagacacaagttataaaacaaccacaaagagaaaaaaaacaactacaaagagaccaagagatgcaaaacgatcACAGAGACACAATTCAACCTCAGAGcgataaaaaacaactacaaaaagacgaAAAGCGTCCACAAAGCAATGGAGAACGACCGCAGAGACacgaaacaaccacaaagaaaagaaaagcgtCCACAAAGTTTTGAAATATGGCCagaaagagatgaaaaacaaccacaaagagacaaaaatgaccatgagatgcaaaatgaccacaaagaggcagaaaacaatttcaaagatataaaaaacaaccacaaagagatgaaaacgaccacagagagatgaaaAGCATCCACAAAGTCATGCAAAACGAccgaaaagagacaaaaagcgTCCACAAAGTGATGAAAAACAACCAGAGACAAAAAATTACCATGAGATgcaaacgaccacaaagagcaACAAAATAACCTcaaagagatgaaaaacaaccacaaagagacaaaaagcatCCACAAAGTCATGCAAAACgacctcaaagagacacaaaacaatcataaagagacaaaaagcaTCCACAAAGTAATGCAAAATGACCTCAAAAAGCACCCACAAAGGCATGCAAAACGAcatcaaagagacacaaaacaaccacaaagagacaaaaagcatCCACAAAGTCATGCAAAACgacctcaaagagacacaaaacaaccacaaagagacaaagagcaTCCACAAAGCATGCAAAATgacctcaaagagacacaaaacaaccatatacacacaaaacaaccacaaagagacaaaaaaaacgtCCAAAAAGAAATGCGAAAATGACCATAATGATATGCAAACTGGTTACAAAGTGATGCAAAAGAATATGGTAACACAGACGAAAAGTGTCCacaaagagatgaaaagagaCCACAATGAGACAAACAATGACCACAAGGAAATGCAAAGCCTTTTACTTGTTGGTATCATCAATTAGAGGAAGACGGCTTTGTTGTAGAGGCCAGTCGGATCATTCCAGTCTGATGCCAAACTAACAGCTCTTTGAAGTctgcagaggagagcagagagacaagAATCATCACTAAGTGGGTCTGAGGAGAGGATGAACTGCAGGAAGTGTAAAGTTATGGGATCACTAACCTCCCCAGCTGTGTGCTAAAGTCCACTGTTTGACAGACAGTTCAGGCTTATTGGccttcttgccaagagttagatgagatgtCTGTATGCTgcatgaagctacagccagaagGTGGTTAGCTTGGAAACAGGGGGTTTAAAGGAGTTTAAATCTCATAGTTTTAAGGACCAATGAGTGCAGCAGGACAGACAGAACAAAGTGAACAGGTGAGATAGTTTCATTTGGCTCACTGCTTATTGGACACGGTTCAGATGCACAGAAAGCAGGTCATGGTCCGATTACACAGCAGACAGAGAAGCCAAAGCCATGCTGTGTTCAGTGGAGCTTGACCAAATGGGCCGGAGTGGAAAGAGCAGTTTTTCAACAtcaatttctttttatttgtaccATTACTGAGCACAGGGTGGCGCACTGCAGCCTGCACAGTGTTGGGACACAAGTTGAAGGTTGTCACTACTAAGTTGTGGTAGTTTAAAGCCTCATTTTTCCATATTTGAAtacctcttttttcttcttttttatggGCTGTTAAGCAGCCGTTGTTGGGAGTAGACAGCCATGTGGAACTGGAATTAAAAAAGCTTGCAATTCATTGGCTTGCATATTTCACTGATTTTGTATGGACACCAACAATGTTGTCAACAAAAGCCACAGCCGAGCAACCAATTCGGTGTAATCTGAAGTGCGTCAGCAGCATCAtcagtctgtgtgtctctccatCCAAAGCCAATTAGTCAGAAATGTGGATATGAACACTCATTTACGCCCCATGTCAGCTTTTCATCAGACTCCACGTGGTCTGTAGGGGGGTCCCTCACTCTGTTATGTCACCTGGTAGTAATATGATAGAGGTGAAGTACTGGAATGTGTATATAGTTACATAT encodes:
- the amdhd1 gene encoding probable imidazolonepropionase, with translation MSGNYRLLVKNAKQVVLICNNGEKFMTKPGMQNLSVIENGSVVIGSDGLIKAVGPAEIIRAQYSEATFDKVIDATGMCVLPGLVDAHTHPVWAGDRVHEFAMKLAGATYMDVHRAGGGIHFTVEHTRAAGFLELLGSLSNRLVRMQRAGTTLVECKSGYGLELQTELKMLQVIEEARHTLPINISSTYCGAHAVPKGKTVAEATEDILQVQLPKLKEQMSAGTLSVDNIDVFCEQGVFDLSSTRSILQAGKDMGLNINFHGDELHPMNSAQLGAELGASAISHLEEVTDEGIAAMATARTAAVLLPTTAYILRLPQPRARDMLEAGVIVALGSDFNPNAYCCSMPIVMHLACVNMRMSMPEALAAATINAAYALGRSHTHGSLEVNKHGDLLVLNTSRWEHLIYQLGGHQELIRYVVIKGNVVVDNEKTMDL
- the snrpf gene encoding small nuclear ribonucleoprotein F; this encodes MSLPLNPKPFLNGLTGKPVMVKLKWGMEYKGYLVSVDGYMNMQLANTEEYVDGALAGHLGEVLIRCNNVLYIRGVEEEEEDGEMRE